From the genome of Nitrospira sp., one region includes:
- a CDS encoding efflux RND transporter periplasmic adaptor subunit encodes MNRRSWIGSSLLLLTVAAVGVGLAAWKYGSIQANAAASANQPEPMESVSVSVARDVEHHQTATSIGTVLALRSITLRNELAGTVSQVKFVPGQTVEAGAVLVALDVSVEEADLRAQQAQAVLAKTVLDRRRALTQDQAAAQEEVDRARADLDVTYAQMARTKALIARKTIRAPFRARVGLADVHPGQYLNEGTQLTTLQGIDEAVHVDFAVPQHVALGLRQGASVEVFTGDSSPVAARIVAIDARIDPATRNTMVRARIEHSAAVPAPGAAVRIRVPVGVPRQAVAVPVNALKKGPGGDQVFVIEPDRENKPRAHVRQVESGAMLGDDIVIYSGLNAGERVAASGAFKLRDGVLVIAAGESARTPEPDHLLSQQ; translated from the coding sequence ATGAATCGTCGAAGTTGGATCGGGTCTTCGTTGCTGCTCCTGACCGTCGCTGCGGTCGGTGTGGGCCTGGCTGCGTGGAAGTACGGCAGCATCCAGGCGAATGCGGCGGCCTCGGCGAACCAGCCCGAACCGATGGAATCGGTATCGGTCTCCGTCGCCAGGGATGTCGAACATCATCAGACGGCCACTTCGATCGGCACCGTGTTGGCGCTGCGCTCGATCACGCTGCGGAACGAACTGGCCGGCACCGTCAGCCAGGTCAAGTTTGTGCCCGGCCAGACGGTCGAGGCCGGGGCTGTGCTCGTGGCGCTCGATGTGTCGGTGGAAGAAGCGGACTTGCGAGCCCAACAGGCTCAGGCGGTCCTGGCGAAGACCGTGTTGGATCGTCGGCGGGCGTTGACGCAAGACCAAGCTGCGGCTCAGGAGGAAGTCGATCGGGCCCGCGCAGACTTGGATGTGACGTATGCCCAGATGGCGCGCACGAAGGCCCTGATCGCCCGCAAGACGATCCGTGCCCCGTTTCGCGCCCGTGTGGGACTGGCCGACGTGCACCCCGGGCAGTATCTCAACGAAGGCACGCAACTGACCACGCTGCAGGGCATCGATGAAGCGGTCCATGTGGACTTTGCGGTTCCGCAGCATGTCGCGCTCGGATTGCGGCAAGGGGCTTCCGTCGAGGTGTTTACCGGTGATTCCTCCCCAGTGGCCGCCAGGATTGTGGCGATCGATGCCCGCATCGACCCCGCCACGCGCAACACCATGGTTCGTGCCAGGATCGAGCATTCCGCCGCCGTGCCCGCTCCCGGCGCCGCCGTGCGGATCAGGGTGCCGGTGGGAGTGCCGCGCCAGGCTGTGGCGGTTCCGGTGAATGCGTTGAAAAAGGGGCCGGGTGGCGATCAGGTGTTTGTCATCGAGCCGGACCGTGAGAATAAGCCGCGCGCGCATGTGCGCCAGGTCGAAAGCGGGGCGATGCTCGGCGACGATATCGTCATCTATAGCGGCCTGAACGCCGGCGAGCGGGTGGCCGCGTCGGGAGCGTTCAAGTTGCGCGACGGCGTGCTCGTCATCGCCGCCGGCGAGTCGGCGCGTACACCGGAACCGGATCACCTTCTCAGCCAACAGTAA
- a CDS encoding VTT domain-containing protein: MMDSLTNMLAQHGALVLFAVVFAEQVGLPFPALPLLVAGGVLVGTGHLAWSAALGAAILATLMADAIWYLAGQWRGRPVLSLLCRIALEPDACVRRTEDLFLRHGPKSLIVAKFIPGLSTIAPPLAGIVGLSVPLFLLYDTLGTLLWAGSGMGFGFAFSGQIEQAFAYSEQVMPALLLTMVFLLAGFVSLKVWHRHRQLRRVPRMTVAELAEKLTAAEPPVLIDVRPRARAEAEPGIPTAVLMSLDELARRYQEFPRHRDVVVYCGCPADVASAQGALLLQKQGFTRVWPLAGGIEAWRATVTQNAVTERALERQTVAA; encoded by the coding sequence GTGATGGATTCCTTAACGAACATGTTGGCTCAGCACGGAGCACTCGTCCTGTTCGCCGTTGTGTTTGCCGAACAGGTTGGACTGCCCTTCCCGGCGCTGCCGCTCCTGGTGGCGGGAGGCGTGTTGGTCGGTACCGGCCATCTGGCCTGGAGTGCTGCGCTCGGTGCGGCGATTCTTGCCACGCTGATGGCGGACGCGATCTGGTACCTGGCGGGACAATGGCGCGGCCGTCCCGTCCTCAGTCTGCTCTGCCGCATCGCGTTGGAGCCGGATGCTTGCGTCCGGCGAACGGAGGACTTGTTCCTGCGGCACGGACCGAAGTCGTTGATCGTGGCGAAATTCATTCCCGGGTTGAGTACGATCGCCCCTCCGCTCGCCGGCATCGTCGGGCTGAGTGTGCCCCTGTTCCTACTCTATGACACGCTCGGGACGTTGTTATGGGCGGGATCGGGGATGGGGTTCGGCTTTGCGTTCAGCGGTCAGATTGAGCAGGCCTTCGCCTATTCGGAGCAGGTGATGCCTGCTTTGCTGCTCACAATGGTGTTTCTGCTGGCCGGTTTCGTTTCCCTCAAGGTCTGGCATCGGCACCGGCAGCTTCGGCGAGTCCCGCGCATGACGGTAGCAGAGCTGGCGGAGAAGCTCACGGCGGCCGAACCGCCCGTGCTGATCGATGTCCGTCCGCGCGCGAGGGCGGAGGCGGAACCGGGCATTCCCACGGCGGTGCTGATGTCGTTGGATGAATTAGCCCGGCGGTACCAGGAATTCCCGCGTCATCGCGACGTGGTCGTCTACTGTGGCTGTCCGGCGGACGTGGCCAGCGCTCAAGGTGCGCTCCTGTTGCAGAAGCAAGGGTTCACTCGTGTGTGGCCGCTGGCCGGGGGCATCGAGGCCTGGCGGGCAACCGTGACTCAGAACGCAGTTACGGAGAGGGCTCTTGAACGTCAAACTGTTGCAGCCTGA
- a CDS encoding TerB family tellurite resistance protein gives MELKIPTPEQAYWGLRAMKAVALADGTLDDSERQVMAAVQRVFGTHHQTEELEPITPEELAVALPDPQIRRQLVNGLVVMSLIDREVTPQEADLVERFAAALQVTAPEVTNLRHVVKRELFHLRLDLARRFWLREKVAEIWKQEGLRGLAKFAAGMIGRYEDATVAARYQALEQYPAGSLGRSYWEYCRKNGFALPGEKGGAPEPILFHDCAHILSGYGTAPEEEVQVACFSAGFQRRDPFLFVFFVLLQFHVGIRMTPITAARIGFFDPEKALIAMRRGAAMNVDLNHGWDYWPVMGEQVEDLRQRYNILPIEAFRTGTESESEQVR, from the coding sequence ATGGAGTTGAAAATACCGACTCCCGAACAGGCGTACTGGGGACTGCGTGCGATGAAAGCCGTGGCCCTGGCCGACGGCACGCTCGACGATTCCGAACGGCAGGTCATGGCAGCGGTCCAGCGGGTGTTCGGCACGCATCATCAGACGGAAGAACTGGAACCGATTACTCCGGAAGAGTTGGCCGTGGCGCTTCCCGATCCGCAAATCAGACGTCAGTTGGTCAACGGGCTGGTCGTGATGTCGCTGATCGATCGCGAGGTCACGCCGCAAGAGGCCGATCTCGTCGAACGGTTTGCTGCGGCCCTCCAGGTCACGGCGCCGGAGGTCACGAATCTTCGTCATGTCGTCAAGCGAGAGTTGTTTCATTTGCGTCTCGACCTGGCCCGGCGTTTCTGGCTCAGGGAAAAGGTGGCTGAGATTTGGAAGCAGGAAGGACTGCGGGGGCTCGCAAAATTCGCGGCCGGCATGATCGGCAGGTATGAAGATGCGACCGTCGCAGCTCGGTACCAGGCCTTGGAGCAGTATCCGGCCGGGTCGTTGGGAAGGAGTTACTGGGAATATTGCCGGAAGAACGGCTTCGCGCTCCCGGGAGAGAAAGGGGGCGCCCCCGAACCCATTCTGTTTCACGATTGTGCCCACATCTTGTCCGGCTACGGCACGGCGCCCGAGGAGGAAGTTCAAGTGGCCTGCTTCAGTGCAGGCTTTCAACGGCGTGATCCGTTCCTCTTCGTGTTTTTTGTGCTGCTCCAGTTCCACGTCGGTATCCGTATGACGCCGATTACTGCAGCCAGAATCGGGTTCTTCGATCCGGAGAAGGCCTTGATCGCCATGCGTCGCGGCGCGGCGATGAACGTGGACCTCAACCATGGCTGGGACTATTGGCCCGTGATGGGGGAGCAGGTGGAAGACCTTCGCCAGCGATACAACATTCTGCCGATCGAGGCATTTCGTACGGGGACTGAGAGTGAATCGGAACAGGTACGTTGA
- a CDS encoding sigma 54-interacting transcriptional regulator has product MRDTLPTELETSAGDPRKALLQVAEAISLHRDLPALFRDLAQRLPAVAPFDFIGLVLHDPAKQVMKVHVLETVEARGVTNRLDGMEIPMEESASGWVWSHQQPLMIPSLADETRYKPGLGALRSIGVQSLCFCPLTTAMRRLGAIGFGSLRTSAFGDADVEFLNQVAKLVAVAVDNVLHHQALSDERDRLQLLLDVTESIASHRDLTRLLEDLAGRLPQLVPFDFINAVLHDPATDKMRLWLLVTSEPSTIRPGLETPIEESPGGLVWKTQQPLTVHDVAQEDRFPGLMTLFRENGVRAFCVVPLTTAHRRLGAMGFGSLQPRVYEKREIALMQQVAKQVAVALDNALNGETALTYQGQLTRERDRQRLLLEVNNAVVSHLDLDQLFPAVSACLRRVIQHDGSSLLLCNDETGQWRIHVLDFERNESFIEEGRIEESPRSPSCQAITTGQAAVFNENELRAMADSSPMAQELLDFGAKSFCSIPLLSHNRTLGALNVCRRGEGGFSPEDVQLLAQVAQQVAIAVENALAFREIAALKDKLAKEKVYLQEEIQTAYNFEEIVGDSRALKQVLKQVQTVATTGSTVLILGETGSGKELIARALHSLSDRRERTFVKLNCAAIPTGLLESELFGHEKGAFTGAIATKIGRFELADGGTIFLDEVGEIPLELQVKLLRVLQEQEFERLGSTRTIRVNVRVIAATNRDLGQMVEEQKFRSDLYYRLKVFPITVPPLRERAEDVPLLVRHFVQKFAARMKRRIETVPAEAMKALQAYSWPGNVRELENYIERAVILSSGSELFVSTAELKRAAPVGNGSATTLEDAEREHILKALRETNWVIGGDAGAAARLGMKRTTLQSKMQKLGIARPR; this is encoded by the coding sequence ATGCGAGACACCCTTCCGACCGAACTCGAAACGAGTGCCGGCGATCCGCGCAAGGCCCTCCTGCAGGTTGCCGAGGCGATTTCTCTGCACAGGGATCTCCCGGCCCTGTTTCGAGACCTCGCACAACGGCTGCCCGCTGTCGCCCCGTTCGATTTCATCGGCCTGGTGCTGCACGATCCGGCGAAGCAGGTCATGAAGGTGCATGTGCTTGAAACGGTTGAGGCGCGGGGGGTAACGAACCGACTGGACGGCATGGAAATCCCGATGGAGGAGTCCGCCAGCGGCTGGGTCTGGTCGCATCAGCAGCCGTTGATGATCCCGTCGCTGGCCGATGAAACGCGGTACAAACCCGGGCTCGGCGCGCTCCGGAGCATCGGCGTGCAATCGCTCTGCTTCTGTCCCCTCACCACGGCGATGCGGCGGCTCGGCGCGATCGGATTCGGCAGTCTGAGAACCTCCGCGTTCGGTGATGCCGATGTGGAGTTTCTCAATCAGGTCGCCAAACTGGTCGCCGTCGCCGTGGACAATGTGCTGCATCACCAGGCTTTGAGCGATGAGCGCGATCGGCTGCAACTGCTGCTGGACGTGACAGAATCGATCGCCTCCCATCGTGACCTCACCCGACTGCTTGAGGACTTGGCCGGACGATTGCCCCAACTCGTGCCGTTCGATTTCATCAACGCGGTGCTCCATGATCCCGCGACAGACAAGATGCGCTTGTGGCTGCTGGTGACCTCGGAGCCCTCGACCATTCGCCCCGGGCTCGAGACTCCCATCGAGGAATCGCCCGGCGGCTTGGTGTGGAAAACCCAGCAACCGCTGACGGTCCATGACGTTGCGCAGGAAGATCGCTTTCCCGGGTTGATGACGCTGTTTCGCGAGAACGGGGTACGGGCGTTTTGTGTCGTCCCGCTCACAACGGCGCATCGCCGGCTCGGAGCCATGGGGTTCGGCAGTCTCCAGCCGCGAGTCTATGAGAAACGTGAGATCGCGCTCATGCAGCAGGTGGCCAAGCAGGTGGCGGTGGCCCTGGACAATGCGCTTAACGGCGAAACGGCCTTAACCTATCAGGGGCAGTTGACGCGGGAGCGCGATCGCCAGCGCCTGTTGCTCGAGGTCAACAATGCGGTGGTGTCCCACCTGGACCTGGATCAACTGTTTCCGGCGGTCAGCGCCTGTCTGCGCCGGGTGATTCAACACGATGGCTCCAGCCTGCTCCTCTGTAATGATGAGACGGGGCAATGGCGCATCCACGTTCTCGATTTTGAACGAAACGAAAGCTTCATCGAGGAAGGACGGATCGAAGAGAGCCCACGCTCCCCCTCGTGCCAAGCGATCACGACCGGCCAAGCGGCCGTCTTCAACGAAAACGAGCTCAGAGCCATGGCAGACTCGTCCCCCATGGCGCAGGAACTCCTGGACTTTGGCGCCAAGTCGTTTTGTTCCATACCGCTCTTGTCGCACAATCGCACGCTTGGAGCCTTGAACGTCTGCCGGCGCGGTGAGGGAGGGTTCAGCCCGGAGGACGTGCAGCTCCTGGCCCAGGTCGCGCAGCAAGTCGCGATTGCGGTGGAGAACGCGCTCGCGTTCCGGGAGATTGCCGCGCTCAAGGATAAGCTCGCCAAAGAGAAGGTCTATCTCCAGGAAGAAATTCAGACCGCGTACAACTTCGAGGAGATCGTCGGCGACAGTCGCGCCCTGAAGCAGGTGCTCAAACAGGTTCAGACCGTCGCGACCACCGGTTCTACCGTGCTGATACTCGGTGAAACGGGCAGCGGGAAGGAGTTGATCGCGAGGGCCTTGCACAGTCTCAGCGATCGACGGGAACGGACCTTCGTAAAACTCAATTGTGCCGCGATTCCCACCGGCCTGCTGGAGAGCGAACTGTTCGGGCATGAAAAGGGAGCCTTTACCGGGGCGATCGCAACGAAGATCGGGCGGTTTGAATTGGCCGACGGCGGAACCATCTTCCTGGACGAAGTGGGCGAGATCCCGTTGGAGCTTCAGGTCAAGCTGTTGCGGGTGTTGCAAGAGCAGGAGTTTGAGCGGTTGGGCAGCACCAGAACCATTCGTGTCAACGTCCGGGTGATCGCCGCAACCAATCGAGATCTTGGCCAGATGGTGGAAGAGCAGAAATTCCGCAGCGATCTCTACTATCGGCTGAAGGTGTTCCCGATCACGGTGCCGCCGCTTCGCGAACGGGCGGAAGATGTGCCTTTGCTGGTCCGGCACTTCGTGCAGAAGTTCGCCGCGCGCATGAAGCGGCGGATCGAAACCGTTCCGGCTGAGGCCATGAAAGCGCTTCAGGCCTATTCCTGGCCCGGCAATGTGCGGGAGCTGGAGAATTACATCGAACGGGCGGTGATCCTGTCCTCCGGTTCCGAGTTATTCGTCTCCACCGCGGAACTGAAACGCGCTGCCCCGGTGGGGAACGGATCGGCCACGACGCTGGAGGACGCCGAGCGCGAGCACATTCTCAAGGCGCTGAGAGAGACGAACTGGGTCATCGGCGGCGACGCCGGGGCTGCGGCTCGTTTGGGGATGAAGCGCACCACCCTCCAGTCTAAAATGCAGAAACTCGGCATCGCGCGCCCTCGGTAG
- a CDS encoding LemA family protein: MGWIVVVALVLFVMIVIGMYNSLVRLRAACDSAWADIDVQLKRRYDLIPNLVETVKAYAAHEKGALEAVINARAKAMSAQGPEAKGAAENQLSQSLKSLFALAEAYPQLRAVEAFNQLQGSLNQIEDAVQHARRYYNAVVRDYNAKTQEIPTNFIAGWFNFVGRQFFELTDTVQREPPKVQF, from the coding sequence ATGGGCTGGATCGTCGTCGTCGCGCTGGTGCTGTTCGTGATGATCGTCATCGGCATGTATAACTCGCTCGTCCGCCTCCGAGCGGCCTGCGACAGCGCCTGGGCCGATATCGACGTCCAGCTCAAGCGCCGCTACGATCTAATCCCCAACCTCGTGGAGACCGTCAAGGCCTATGCCGCGCATGAAAAGGGAGCCCTGGAAGCCGTGATCAACGCCCGGGCGAAAGCGATGTCGGCACAAGGACCGGAGGCCAAAGGCGCGGCGGAAAACCAACTGAGCCAATCGCTGAAATCACTGTTCGCCCTCGCCGAAGCCTATCCCCAATTGCGGGCGGTGGAAGCCTTCAACCAACTCCAGGGCAGCCTCAACCAGATCGAAGACGCCGTGCAACATGCCCGGCGCTACTACAATGCCGTGGTCCGCGATTACAATGCGAAGACCCAGGAGATTCCCACCAACTTCATCGCCGGCTGGTTCAATTTCGTCGGCCGCCAGTTCTTCGAACTCACGGACACCGTCCAGCGTGAGCCACCCAAGGTGCAGTTCTAG
- a CDS encoding DUF2207 domain-containing protein, translating to MSAGRSPRLAPRLLIVPLLCLLTFSQLLPAAARSFVLSRFDVELQVLSGGDLLVTETVSPRFEGAWNGIERLIPVEYRTPQGFNYSLLLDRVTVTDEQGTPLTFESSRERHYRNLKIWIPGATDATRTFVLKYRVRNGLKFFEDHDELYWNVTGDEWDVPIEQASARIILPPQTTGIRAQAFTGAYGAREAAATVEIVGAGVEMTMTRALGFREGLTAVVGWDKGIVAAPTALDQTHTFLVSNWALGIPLLVFIAMYRLWATRGRDPRLRPITVLYEPPDRLTPAEAGTLVDNSPDTRDLTATVVDLAVRGYLRIAEQKAEHLFGLWSSTDYRFHRTKPAQEWTTLPTYERLLLEALFKDSTTDDVSLSSLENRFYRSLPPIQDAIFESLLRRKYYAQRPDRVKQGYLVGGIVLGMLLTFALSALADRWGMAPMTFVWAGILSGLIVVGFGRIMPARTLQGSRALEGVLGFEEFLTRVEADRFDRVIKTPELFEKFLPYAMALGVEKNWARAFESIVTTSPAWYQGAEMARFNTSGFTNRMGDMAARTGTTMTSAPRSSGGSGFSRGGSSGGGFGGGGGRGF from the coding sequence GTGAGCGCCGGGCGAAGTCCAAGGCTTGCGCCGCGCCTGCTCATCGTCCCCCTGCTCTGCCTCCTCACCTTCAGCCAACTCCTCCCTGCGGCAGCCCGTTCATTTGTGCTCAGCCGGTTCGACGTTGAGCTCCAAGTCCTGTCCGGCGGCGACCTGCTGGTCACCGAGACCGTCAGCCCCCGCTTCGAAGGGGCATGGAACGGAATCGAGCGGCTGATTCCCGTCGAATATCGAACCCCGCAAGGCTTCAATTACAGCCTCCTGCTGGATCGAGTCACCGTCACGGACGAACAGGGCACTCCCCTCACATTCGAAAGCAGCCGGGAGCGGCACTACCGGAATTTGAAGATCTGGATTCCCGGCGCGACCGATGCCACCCGCACGTTCGTCTTGAAGTATCGCGTGAGAAACGGGCTGAAATTTTTCGAGGATCACGACGAACTCTATTGGAACGTCACCGGCGACGAATGGGACGTGCCCATCGAACAGGCCTCCGCGCGCATCATCCTGCCGCCGCAGACAACGGGCATCCGTGCCCAAGCCTTCACGGGAGCCTATGGCGCGCGCGAGGCCGCGGCGACGGTTGAGATCGTCGGAGCCGGCGTGGAGATGACCATGACACGCGCCCTCGGCTTTCGCGAAGGTCTCACCGCCGTCGTCGGCTGGGACAAGGGCATCGTCGCCGCTCCGACCGCGTTGGATCAGACACACACGTTCCTCGTGAGCAACTGGGCATTGGGGATTCCCCTGCTCGTCTTCATCGCCATGTATCGCCTGTGGGCCACGCGAGGAAGAGACCCGCGACTCCGGCCCATCACAGTACTCTACGAACCACCGGATCGACTGACCCCGGCCGAAGCCGGCACGCTCGTGGACAATAGTCCCGATACTCGCGATCTCACCGCCACCGTGGTCGATCTCGCCGTGCGAGGATACCTTCGAATTGCCGAACAGAAGGCCGAGCACTTGTTCGGCCTCTGGTCGAGTACCGACTATCGATTTCATCGCACCAAACCCGCCCAGGAGTGGACCACCTTACCAACCTACGAGCGGCTCCTGCTGGAAGCCCTGTTCAAAGACAGCACGACCGATGACGTCTCGCTGAGCTCGCTCGAAAACCGCTTCTACAGATCCCTGCCCCCCATTCAGGACGCCATCTTCGAGTCGCTCCTACGACGGAAGTACTATGCGCAGCGGCCCGATCGGGTGAAGCAGGGGTATCTGGTCGGCGGAATCGTGCTGGGGATGCTCTTGACCTTCGCCCTCTCCGCACTCGCCGACCGATGGGGCATGGCGCCCATGACGTTCGTCTGGGCCGGCATCCTGTCGGGCCTGATCGTGGTTGGGTTCGGCCGCATCATGCCGGCGCGCACGCTGCAAGGCAGCAGGGCACTGGAAGGCGTCTTGGGATTCGAAGAGTTTCTCACCCGCGTGGAAGCCGACCGTTTCGATCGAGTCATCAAGACCCCGGAGCTGTTTGAAAAATTTCTTCCCTATGCGATGGCGCTCGGGGTGGAGAAGAATTGGGCTCGGGCTTTCGAATCCATCGTGACGACTTCGCCGGCCTGGTACCAGGGAGCCGAGATGGCGAGGTTCAACACCAGCGGCTTCACCAACCGCATGGGCGACATGGCCGCGCGCACCGGCACCACCATGACGTCGGCCCCGCGCAGTTCAGGCGGGTCGGGATTCAGCAGGGGCGGATCGTCGGGCGGTGGGTTCGGCGGCGGCGGCGGACGGGGATTCTGA